Proteins from a genomic interval of Poecile atricapillus isolate bPoeAtr1 chromosome 1, bPoeAtr1.hap1, whole genome shotgun sequence:
- the SYNJ1 gene encoding synaptojanin-1 isoform X4 encodes MAFSKGFRVYHKLDPLPFSVIVEARNREECLMFESGAVAVLSSAEKDTIKNTYSKVMDAYGLLGVLRLNLGDTLLHYLVLVTGCMSVGKIQDSEVFRVTSTEFVSLRVDPTDEDRISEVRKVLNSGNFYFAWSATGISLDLSLSAHRSMQEHTTTDNRFFWNQSLHLHLKHYGVNCDDWLLRLMCGGVEIRTIYAAHKQAKACLISRLSCERAGTRFNVRGTNDDGHVANFVETEQVIYLDDSVSSFIQIRGSVPLFWEQPGLQVGSHRVRMSRGFEANAPAFDRHFQTIKNLYGKQIIVNLLGAKEGEHMLSKAFQSHLKASEHSADIKMVNFDYHQMVKGGKAEKLHSVLKPQVQKFLECGFFYFDGKEVKRSQSGTVRTNCLDCLDRTNSVQAFFGLEMLTKQLEVLGLAEKPQLVTRFQEVFRSMWSVNGDSVSKIYAGTGALEGKAKAGKLKDGARSVTRTIQNNFFDSSKQEAIDVLLLGNTLNSDLADKARALLTTSSLRASVKVLKSMCENFYKYAKPKKIRVCVGTWNVNGGKQFRSIAFRNQTLTDWLLDAPKLAGIHEFQDRKNKPVDIFAIGFEEMVELNAGNIVNASTTNQKLWADELQKTISRDYKYVLLASEQLVGVCLFVFIRPQHAPFIRDVAVDTVKTGMGGATGNKGAVAIRMLFHTSSLCFVCSHFAAGQSQVKERNEDFVEISRKLGFPMGRMLFSHDYIFWCGDFNYRIDLPNEEVKDLIRQQNWDPLIAGDQLINQKNSGQIFRGFLEGKINFAPTYKYDLFSDDYDTSEKCRTPAWTDRILWRRRKWPFDRSAEDLDLLNASFHSDSNVPYTWNPGTLLHYGRAELKTSDHRPVVALIDIDIFEIEAEERQKVYKEVIAMQGPPDGTVMVSIRSSSAEENYFDDNLIDDLLQKFASYGEVILIRFVEDKMWVTFLEGSSALNVMNLNGIELQGRIININLKNPDWIRSLEDEMNLEKINIGLPSSASSTLLCEDAEVTADYDMEGDIDDYSAEVEEILPQHLQPTSSSGLGTSPSSSPRSSPCQLPTLSDGPTLPVRPSRAPGKAPGPPVSTHADFQTGAQQKDPPQSLEPKRPPPPRPIAPPARPAPPQRPPPPSGLGAPPSPGVARREVEVRNQPPHAAGTTRPTVPPRAGVISAPQSHVRPSGARPAPETQTKPTEPPRGSPLLPEPLKPQASGPAQPSTPVLRMQEPLIPVAPHLSQASAPQSLEPPQPPPRSRSSHSLPSEPAPSQQQLNPNGTYGTNPEPQLSSDPFEDLSFQLLVSKMQTSVRTSPAPILNQKELIQLPSARQRNADNSNTVNCMPAMPPIPTFHSSQEHQHSSPNPFITGLSCSNPFTERTLNAGNPFRTETRESRIISQVLVGPAASYPFPPLPPPSCNTSKPVFPVDAAENTFCLRSKSLKVENIQPKGWVTFDEDESFHTKLKTSASVPDFKRLGSGKSAGFPGLLGTEQKTFLGSDFNFDGDWNKSSTDCFCTMPARKPPVPPVPSRATSNRSPADPFPSLAPKVSPTHDFTER; translated from the exons ATGGCTTTCAGTAAAGGATTCCGTGTCTATCACAAGCTGGATCCGCTTCCCTTCAGTGTGATCGTGGAAGCCAGGAACAGAGAGGAATGTCTCATGTTTGAGTCCGGAGCTGTGGCTGTCCTCT CTTCTGCAGAAAAAGACACAATCAAGAATACGTACTCCAAAGTCATGGATGCATATGGGCTCTTGGGTGTGTTAAGACTGAACCTTG GCGACACACTGTTACATTATCTGGTTCTAGTAACGGGATGCATGTCTGTGGGAAAGATTCAGGACTCCGAAGTTTTTCGAGTTACTTCCACCGAGTTCGTGTCATTGCGAGTTGACCCAACAGACGAGGATCGCATTTCAGAAGTGCGCAAAGTGTTGAACTCCGGAAACTTTTATTTTGCGTGGTCTGCAACTGGCATCAGCTTAGACCTGAGTCTCAGTGCTCACCGCAGCATGCAGGAGCACACCACTACTGACAATAGGTTCTTCTG GAACCAGTCACTGCATTTACATCTGAAGCACTACGGTGTAAACTGTGATGACTGGTTGTTGCGTCTTATGTGTGGAGGAGTGGAGATCAGGACAATTTATGCAGCTCACAAGCAGGCGAAGGCTTGTCTCATATCACGACTAAGCTGTGAACGGGCTGGCACCCGATTTAATGTCCGGGGAACAAATGATGATGGTCACGTTGCCAATTTTGTTGAAACAGAGCAG GTGATATATTTGGATGACTCTGTGTCATCTTTCATACAGATTCGAGGATCTGTTCCATTATTTTGGGAACAGCCAGGACTGCAG GTGGGATCCCATCGTGTCAGGATGTCAAGGGGTTTTGAGGCGAATGCACCAGCTTTTGACAG GCATTTCCAAACCATTAAAAATTTATATGGCAAGCAAATTATTGTAAATTTACTTGGGGCAAAAGAAGGGGAGCACATGCTCAGCAAAGCTTTCCAG AGCCATTTGAAAGCATCTGAACATTCAGCTGATATCAAAATGGTGAACTTTGACTATCATCAGATGGTTAAAGgtggaaaggcagaaaaactACACAGCGTGCTTAAACCTCAAGTCCAGAAATTCTTGGagtgtggatttttttattttgatggaAAGGAAGTGAAAAG ATCCCAGAGCGGCACTGTCAGGACCAATTGCTTGGACTGTCTGGATAGAACAAACAGTGTGCAGGCTTTCTTCGGCTTAGAG ATGCTAACAAAACAGCTGGAGGTATTAGGATTAGCTGAGAAGCCTCAGTTAGTTACTCGCTTTCAGGAAGTTTTTCGATCCATGTGGTCTGTGAATGGTGATTCTGTCAGTAAAATTTATGCTGGAACTGGAGCCCttgaaggaaaagcaaag GCTGGAAAGCTGAAGGATGGTGCTCGTTCTGTGACCAGAACGAtccaaaataacttttttgATAGCTCCAAGCAGGAGGCGATTGATGTTTTGTTATTGGGAAATACCCTAAATAGTGATTTAGCAGATAAAGCACGGGCTCTCTTAACCACCAGCAGTTTACGCG CATCTGTAAAAGTACTGAAGAGCATGTGTGAGAATTTCTATAAGTATGCAAAACCGAAAAAAATCCGAGTCTGCGTTGGGACATGGAATGTTAATGGGGGGAAGCAATTTCGAAGTATTGCCTTCAGAAATCAAACCCTCACTGACTGGCTTCTGGATGCACCAAAGTTAGCTGGGATCCATGAATTCCAAG ATCGCAAAAACAAACCTGTGGACATATTTGCCATTGGATTTGAAGAAATGGTGGAGTTAAATGCAGGAAACATTGTGAATGCCAG CACGACGAATCAGAAGCTCTGGGCTGATGAGCTGCAGAAGACCATCTCCAGAGATTACAAGTATGTGCTGCTGGCTTCAGAGCAGCTGGTGGGCGTCTGCCTCTTTGTGTTCATCAGGCCCCAGCACGCTCCCTTTATCAG GGATGTTGCTGTCGATACTGTCAAGACTGGCATGGGAGGAGCCACTGGGAACAAAGGTGCAGTGGCCATTCGGATGCTGTTCCATACCTCCAGCCTTTGCTTTGTGTGCAGTCATTTTGCTGCAGGGCAATCCCAAGTCAAGGAGAGAAATGAAGACTTCGTAGAAATTTCTCGCAAGCTTGGCTTTCCAATG GGAAGGATGCTCTTTTCCCATGACTATATTTTTTGGTGTGGGGACTTCAATTATCGAATAGATTTGCCCAATGAGGAGGTGAAAGACCTAATACGACAACAGAACTGGGATCCCCTTATAGCAGGAGACCAGCTTATCAATCAAAAAAACTCTGGACAG atttttaggggatttctGGAAGGGAAAATCAATTTTGCCCCTACATACAAATATGATCTGTTCTCTGATGACTATGACACCAGTGAAAAGTGTCGCACACCAGCATGGACAGATCGGATCCTTtggaggagaagaaaatggCCATTTGACCGATCAG CTGAAGACCTGGATCTCTTGAATGCAAGTTTTCACAGTGACAGTAACGTCCCTTATACATGGAATCCTGGCACTTTATTGCACTATGGAAGAGCAGAGCTGAAAACATCTGATCATAG GCCTGTGGTTGCACTGATTGACATTGACATATTTGAAATTGAAGCTGAAGAGAGACAAAAAGTGTATAAGGAGGTGATTGCAATGCAAGGACCACCTGATGGTACTGTGATGGTCTCCATCAGAAGTtcttcagcagaagaaaactattttgatGATAACTTGATTGATGATCTCCTTCAAAAATTTGCAAGCTATGGCGAAGTTATACTTATAag GTTTGTGGAAGACAAGATGTGGGTAACATTTTTGGAAGGAAGCTCTGCTCTGAATGTTATGAATTTGAATGGTATTGAG CTACAAGGAAGGATTATAAACATCAACTTGAAAAATCCAGACTGGATCAGAAGTTTGGAAGATGAAATGAATCTAGAGAAGATTAATATTGGGTTGCCTTCATCAGCAAGCTCCACTTTGCTTTGTGAAGATGCCGAAGTTACTGCAGACTATGATATGGAAG GAGACATCGATGACTACAGTGCTGAAGTAGAGGAAATCCTTCCTCAGCACCTACAGCCGACGTCGAGTTCAGGGCTCGGAACCTCGCCAAGCTCTTCCCCGcgttccagcccctgccagttGCCGACGCTGTCGGATGGGCCCACGCTCCCAGTGAGACCCAGCCGAGCCCCAGGAAAAGCTCCTGGACCACCGGTTTCCACACACG CTGATTTCCAGACTGGTGCCCAGCAGAAGGACCCACCCCAGAGCCTGGAGCCAAAGCGTCCTCCACCCCCTCGTCCCATCGCTCCTCCTGCACGTCCTGCTCCTCCACAGCGGCCACCTCCACCCTCAG GTCTTGGAGCTCCTCCCAGTCCTGGGGTAGCTAGGAGAGAAGTAGAAG TTCGGAATCAGCCTCCACATGCAGCGGGTACAACCAGACCG ACTGTTCCTCCTCGAGCTGGAGTTATCAGTGCCCCACAAAGCCATGTCCGTCCCTCAGGGGCAAGACCAGCACCTGAAACTCAGACCAAACCAACTGAGCCACCAAGGG GCTCACCATTGCTTCCTGAACCACTAAAGCCTCAGGCTTCTGGacctgctcagcccagcactccTGTGCTAAGGATGCAGGAGCCCCTGATCCCTGTGGCACCGCATCTATCTCAGGCCAGTGCCCCGCAAAGTCTGGAGCCCCCGCAGCCGCCACCTCGTAGCCGCTCATCTCACAGTTTGCCTTCTGAacctgctccctcccagcagcaa CTGAATCCCAACGGGACATACGGCACTAACCCTGAACCCCAGCTCAGCAGTGACCCTTTTGAAGACCTGTCATTTCAGCTGCTCGTGTCCAAGATGCAGACGTCTGTCCGAACATCACCTGCTCCAATCTTAAACCAAAAGGAGTTGATACAGTTGCCTTCAGCAAGGCAAAGAAATGCAGATAATTCAAATACTGTAAATTGCATGCCAGCAATGCCTCCTATTCCAACCTTTCACTCATCCCAGGAACATCAGCACAGCTCTCCAAATCCATTTATTactgggctgagctgctcaaATCCATTTACTGAAAGAACTCTTAATGCTGGGAACCCGTTTAGGACAGAAACACGGGAGTCCAGGATAATCTCACAGGTACTGGTAGGACCTGCTGCTTCCTACCCATTCCCTCCTCTGCCCCCCCCCAGCTGTAACACAAGCAAGCCTGTGTTTCCTGTGGATGCagctgaaaatacattttgcttGCGAAGTAAATCTCTCAAGGTAGAAAACATACAGCCCAAAGGGTGGGTGACA
- the SYNJ1 gene encoding synaptojanin-1 isoform X3, producing MAFSKGFRVYHKLDPLPFSVIVEARNREECLMFESGAVAVLSSAEKDTIKNTYSKVMDAYGLLGVLRLNLGDTLLHYLVLVTGCMSVGKIQDSEVFRVTSTEFVSLRVDPTDEDRISEVRKVLNSGNFYFAWSATGISLDLSLSAHRSMQEHTTTDNRFFWNQSLHLHLKHYGVNCDDWLLRLMCGGVEIRTIYAAHKQAKACLISRLSCERAGTRFNVRGTNDDGHVANFVETEQVIYLDDSVSSFIQIRGSVPLFWEQPGLQVGSHRVRMSRGFEANAPAFDRHFQTIKNLYGKQIIVNLLGAKEGEHMLSKAFQSHLKASEHSADIKMVNFDYHQMVKGGKAEKLHSVLKPQVQKFLECGFFYFDGKEVKRSQSGTVRTNCLDCLDRTNSVQAFFGLEMLTKQLEVLGLAEKPQLVTRFQEVFRSMWSVNGDSVSKIYAGTGALEGKAKAGKLKDGARSVTRTIQNNFFDSSKQEAIDVLLLGNTLNSDLADKARALLTTSSLRASVKVLKSMCENFYKYAKPKKIRVCVGTWNVNGGKQFRSIAFRNQTLTDWLLDAPKLAGIHEFQDRKNKPVDIFAIGFEEMVELNAGNIVNASTTNQKLWADELQKTISRDYKYVLLASEQLVGVCLFVFIRPQHAPFIRDVAVDTVKTGMGGATGNKGAVAIRMLFHTSSLCFVCSHFAAGQSQVKERNEDFVEISRKLGFPMGRMLFSHDYIFWCGDFNYRIDLPNEEVKDLIRQQNWDPLIAGDQLINQKNSGQIFRGFLEGKINFAPTYKYDLFSDDYDTSEKCRTPAWTDRILWRRRKWPFDRSAEDLDLLNASFHSDSNVPYTWNPGTLLHYGRAELKTSDHRPVVALIDIDIFEIEAEERQKVYKEVIAMQGPPDGTVMVSIRSSSAEENYFDDNLIDDLLQKFASYGEVILIRFVEDKMWVTFLEGSSALNVMNLNGIELQGRIININLKNPDWIRSLEDEMNLEKINIGLPSSASSTLLCEDAEVTADYDMEGDIDDYSAEVEEILPQHLQPTSSSGLGTSPSSSPRSSPCQLPTLSDGPTLPVRPSRAPGKAPGPPVSTHADFQTGAQQKDPPQSLEPKRPPPPRPIAPPARPAPPQRPPPPSGGRSPAPARKEFGAQKSPGTQRKDNLVRNQPPHAAGTTRPTVPPRAGVISAPQSHVRPSGARPAPETQTKPTEPPRGSPLLPEPLKPQASGPAQPSTPVLRMQEPLIPVAPHLSQASAPQSLEPPQPPPRSRSSHSLPSEPAPSQQQLNPNGTYGTNPEPQLSSDPFEDLSFQLLVSKMQTSVRTSPAPILNQKELIQLPSARQRNADNSNTVNCMPAMPPIPTFHSSQEHQHSSPNPFITGLSCSNPFTERTLNAGNPFRTETRESRIISQVLVGPAASYPFPPLPPPSCNTSKPVFPVDAAENTFCLRSKSLKVENIQPKGWVTFDEDESFHTKLKTSASVPDFKRLGSGKSAGFPGLLGTEQKTFLGSDFNFDGDWNKSSTDCFCTMPARKPPVPPVPSRATSNRSPADPFPSLAPKVSPTHDFTER from the exons ATGGCTTTCAGTAAAGGATTCCGTGTCTATCACAAGCTGGATCCGCTTCCCTTCAGTGTGATCGTGGAAGCCAGGAACAGAGAGGAATGTCTCATGTTTGAGTCCGGAGCTGTGGCTGTCCTCT CTTCTGCAGAAAAAGACACAATCAAGAATACGTACTCCAAAGTCATGGATGCATATGGGCTCTTGGGTGTGTTAAGACTGAACCTTG GCGACACACTGTTACATTATCTGGTTCTAGTAACGGGATGCATGTCTGTGGGAAAGATTCAGGACTCCGAAGTTTTTCGAGTTACTTCCACCGAGTTCGTGTCATTGCGAGTTGACCCAACAGACGAGGATCGCATTTCAGAAGTGCGCAAAGTGTTGAACTCCGGAAACTTTTATTTTGCGTGGTCTGCAACTGGCATCAGCTTAGACCTGAGTCTCAGTGCTCACCGCAGCATGCAGGAGCACACCACTACTGACAATAGGTTCTTCTG GAACCAGTCACTGCATTTACATCTGAAGCACTACGGTGTAAACTGTGATGACTGGTTGTTGCGTCTTATGTGTGGAGGAGTGGAGATCAGGACAATTTATGCAGCTCACAAGCAGGCGAAGGCTTGTCTCATATCACGACTAAGCTGTGAACGGGCTGGCACCCGATTTAATGTCCGGGGAACAAATGATGATGGTCACGTTGCCAATTTTGTTGAAACAGAGCAG GTGATATATTTGGATGACTCTGTGTCATCTTTCATACAGATTCGAGGATCTGTTCCATTATTTTGGGAACAGCCAGGACTGCAG GTGGGATCCCATCGTGTCAGGATGTCAAGGGGTTTTGAGGCGAATGCACCAGCTTTTGACAG GCATTTCCAAACCATTAAAAATTTATATGGCAAGCAAATTATTGTAAATTTACTTGGGGCAAAAGAAGGGGAGCACATGCTCAGCAAAGCTTTCCAG AGCCATTTGAAAGCATCTGAACATTCAGCTGATATCAAAATGGTGAACTTTGACTATCATCAGATGGTTAAAGgtggaaaggcagaaaaactACACAGCGTGCTTAAACCTCAAGTCCAGAAATTCTTGGagtgtggatttttttattttgatggaAAGGAAGTGAAAAG ATCCCAGAGCGGCACTGTCAGGACCAATTGCTTGGACTGTCTGGATAGAACAAACAGTGTGCAGGCTTTCTTCGGCTTAGAG ATGCTAACAAAACAGCTGGAGGTATTAGGATTAGCTGAGAAGCCTCAGTTAGTTACTCGCTTTCAGGAAGTTTTTCGATCCATGTGGTCTGTGAATGGTGATTCTGTCAGTAAAATTTATGCTGGAACTGGAGCCCttgaaggaaaagcaaag GCTGGAAAGCTGAAGGATGGTGCTCGTTCTGTGACCAGAACGAtccaaaataacttttttgATAGCTCCAAGCAGGAGGCGATTGATGTTTTGTTATTGGGAAATACCCTAAATAGTGATTTAGCAGATAAAGCACGGGCTCTCTTAACCACCAGCAGTTTACGCG CATCTGTAAAAGTACTGAAGAGCATGTGTGAGAATTTCTATAAGTATGCAAAACCGAAAAAAATCCGAGTCTGCGTTGGGACATGGAATGTTAATGGGGGGAAGCAATTTCGAAGTATTGCCTTCAGAAATCAAACCCTCACTGACTGGCTTCTGGATGCACCAAAGTTAGCTGGGATCCATGAATTCCAAG ATCGCAAAAACAAACCTGTGGACATATTTGCCATTGGATTTGAAGAAATGGTGGAGTTAAATGCAGGAAACATTGTGAATGCCAG CACGACGAATCAGAAGCTCTGGGCTGATGAGCTGCAGAAGACCATCTCCAGAGATTACAAGTATGTGCTGCTGGCTTCAGAGCAGCTGGTGGGCGTCTGCCTCTTTGTGTTCATCAGGCCCCAGCACGCTCCCTTTATCAG GGATGTTGCTGTCGATACTGTCAAGACTGGCATGGGAGGAGCCACTGGGAACAAAGGTGCAGTGGCCATTCGGATGCTGTTCCATACCTCCAGCCTTTGCTTTGTGTGCAGTCATTTTGCTGCAGGGCAATCCCAAGTCAAGGAGAGAAATGAAGACTTCGTAGAAATTTCTCGCAAGCTTGGCTTTCCAATG GGAAGGATGCTCTTTTCCCATGACTATATTTTTTGGTGTGGGGACTTCAATTATCGAATAGATTTGCCCAATGAGGAGGTGAAAGACCTAATACGACAACAGAACTGGGATCCCCTTATAGCAGGAGACCAGCTTATCAATCAAAAAAACTCTGGACAG atttttaggggatttctGGAAGGGAAAATCAATTTTGCCCCTACATACAAATATGATCTGTTCTCTGATGACTATGACACCAGTGAAAAGTGTCGCACACCAGCATGGACAGATCGGATCCTTtggaggagaagaaaatggCCATTTGACCGATCAG CTGAAGACCTGGATCTCTTGAATGCAAGTTTTCACAGTGACAGTAACGTCCCTTATACATGGAATCCTGGCACTTTATTGCACTATGGAAGAGCAGAGCTGAAAACATCTGATCATAG GCCTGTGGTTGCACTGATTGACATTGACATATTTGAAATTGAAGCTGAAGAGAGACAAAAAGTGTATAAGGAGGTGATTGCAATGCAAGGACCACCTGATGGTACTGTGATGGTCTCCATCAGAAGTtcttcagcagaagaaaactattttgatGATAACTTGATTGATGATCTCCTTCAAAAATTTGCAAGCTATGGCGAAGTTATACTTATAag GTTTGTGGAAGACAAGATGTGGGTAACATTTTTGGAAGGAAGCTCTGCTCTGAATGTTATGAATTTGAATGGTATTGAG CTACAAGGAAGGATTATAAACATCAACTTGAAAAATCCAGACTGGATCAGAAGTTTGGAAGATGAAATGAATCTAGAGAAGATTAATATTGGGTTGCCTTCATCAGCAAGCTCCACTTTGCTTTGTGAAGATGCCGAAGTTACTGCAGACTATGATATGGAAG GAGACATCGATGACTACAGTGCTGAAGTAGAGGAAATCCTTCCTCAGCACCTACAGCCGACGTCGAGTTCAGGGCTCGGAACCTCGCCAAGCTCTTCCCCGcgttccagcccctgccagttGCCGACGCTGTCGGATGGGCCCACGCTCCCAGTGAGACCCAGCCGAGCCCCAGGAAAAGCTCCTGGACCACCGGTTTCCACACACG CTGATTTCCAGACTGGTGCCCAGCAGAAGGACCCACCCCAGAGCCTGGAGCCAAAGCGTCCTCCACCCCCTCGTCCCATCGCTCCTCCTGCACGTCCTGCTCCTCCACAGCGGCCACCTCCACCCTCAG GCGGTAGGAGTCCTGCACCTGCTAGAAAAGAATTTGGAG CGCAAAAAAGCCCTGGAACACAAAGAAAAGATAACTTAG TTCGGAATCAGCCTCCACATGCAGCGGGTACAACCAGACCG ACTGTTCCTCCTCGAGCTGGAGTTATCAGTGCCCCACAAAGCCATGTCCGTCCCTCAGGGGCAAGACCAGCACCTGAAACTCAGACCAAACCAACTGAGCCACCAAGGG GCTCACCATTGCTTCCTGAACCACTAAAGCCTCAGGCTTCTGGacctgctcagcccagcactccTGTGCTAAGGATGCAGGAGCCCCTGATCCCTGTGGCACCGCATCTATCTCAGGCCAGTGCCCCGCAAAGTCTGGAGCCCCCGCAGCCGCCACCTCGTAGCCGCTCATCTCACAGTTTGCCTTCTGAacctgctccctcccagcagcaa CTGAATCCCAACGGGACATACGGCACTAACCCTGAACCCCAGCTCAGCAGTGACCCTTTTGAAGACCTGTCATTTCAGCTGCTCGTGTCCAAGATGCAGACGTCTGTCCGAACATCACCTGCTCCAATCTTAAACCAAAAGGAGTTGATACAGTTGCCTTCAGCAAGGCAAAGAAATGCAGATAATTCAAATACTGTAAATTGCATGCCAGCAATGCCTCCTATTCCAACCTTTCACTCATCCCAGGAACATCAGCACAGCTCTCCAAATCCATTTATTactgggctgagctgctcaaATCCATTTACTGAAAGAACTCTTAATGCTGGGAACCCGTTTAGGACAGAAACACGGGAGTCCAGGATAATCTCACAGGTACTGGTAGGACCTGCTGCTTCCTACCCATTCCCTCCTCTGCCCCCCCCCAGCTGTAACACAAGCAAGCCTGTGTTTCCTGTGGATGCagctgaaaatacattttgcttGCGAAGTAAATCTCTCAAGGTAGAAAACATACAGCCCAAAGGGTGGGTGACA